CAAGCTTTTCTCTGGATACGACAGAGCTGTGAGGCCAGGCTCAGGTAATGGAATTGTGTCTAGACCAGCAGCCCGTCAGAATAATTAAGTCAAAGTAAAGAACCTCTTTCATACTCTTAGTATTACAAGCTGAAATCTTGTGGGGTCGTGTATGAAAGTGAGTAAGTAAATCAACGTTCTCCTGTGGTGCTAAGAGAGACAACCTTTGTTTTAGATATTACTACACCAAGAACTACATACACATACTATTTTTTACGACTACACATACCATTTACTAAATACTAATCTTACTACGACATAGAAAGGAAAAGGCTTCATGCAATGCAATAAAGCTCAAGAGTATGCTAAAAGAAGTCTTTAATATCCAAGAAATATGGGCTTAAGCTtaagtaataaaataaaaaaggggaTTCGGAAAGGAAGTGTGCTATAAAACATGAAGATGATTAAATCACAATATATAATCTACAAGAGGTTGCCATTTTTCGGCATCGCCACTGTTTACTTTAATGTCATACTTTGAGTTCAGAAAATACAGGTATTGCAGAAGACAgggtaaattttgttttgagacACAGCTTACGTGGGGCTACTAGTTGGATATTTACAAAGGGTGATGAATTTGACTAGGGGACCATCAAAGATAAATCCACCAGGGCCCAGTTAGATGTGCAAAGGGTGGACAGAGCTATTCAGATGATAAACGCACGAACTCTGTGCATTGGGAAAATGAAGAACATTGAACAAAGAATTAACTAAAGCAATTTTGTTGGAAACATATCGTAATCTTTAGATCATTTTGTTCTTTAGAAAAAGGCAAGGAGACAACAGTTAAGGCAGATTTGTATGTGGAGTCTTTCGGAAACATAGAGGAAGCTAACATGGTATGACGTTTGATTAATAGCTTTAAGTTTGCATTGTGATGGATGTGACTGGGTTTGAGGTACAAGAGTTTCCTTGCAGACATGTCGTTCGAAAGTGACTTAAGAAAATCCGGAGTTCGGAGTTCTTTCAACAGGAGTCCAAAGTATGGCCATTTGGTTACTTATTCGATAAAATCAGGCAAAATCGGAGCGCTCCCAACTAGGAGTCGaactagtctccttcgcagccgctCGGGCCGGAGTCACGCAACGCTTCCCGTTTGAAGCAGCCGCCTGGGGAcgaggagcgttgcgtgacaccGTCTCGagcggctgcgaaggagactagagTCTAACCTACGATCTTCCGATTTCGAGTTCGGATGCTCCAACAATGAACTATAGGATACTCGTGGGGGAGCATGGCCATTATTCTGTTGTAGGATCAGTTGACTATGAACCGTAGCTACCATACTGGGACTGACATTCTGGAATTGAGACTCTCTTGTAAGTGTATGTTAAGCGCAAGTGGTGATTGTTTTACACGAGCAAAGGATTGTTCTACACGAGCAAAGAGgactcagttttttttttcaagtttttccaaGCCATcgaaataataaagaaaactcTGACTCGCCCTTCATTGTCCGGGAAAGGTACTCATCTTTACCCTTACGACAAAGAAAACCAGCAACCATTACCAACCGTTAGATTTTCCTTAAGTGTTCCCAAGTTATCCTTCGCCACTAGACGAGGAAATTCAAACTCAGAATAAGTGTCAATGGGAATCAAAGAAAGCCGTCAAGACCTCgaacaaaacatctttcaacCAGACACTCTTAATCCTCACGGAATCAACGAACGCTTCTGGTTCGACTAATTCATTGAAATGTTCACTCGTATGACCACTTTTCCAAAAATGGCATAGCTCCCCGGGATCCACCCCGACACACACAACCTACAATCGCTCCCTCGCTTTgacgaagggcgaacgctTGAAATGTCTGCTTTGATGTGCTTATCACCGGGGAAAGAATTTGACTCTTATGAACTTGCTCAGTTGGCACCAGATGTCAATGAGGACGCTACTTGAAGTAGAAAACAAGCTTCGTAGTATTTACATGTCCTCAAAAGTGCTAACCCTTGGAACTATAATACAGatcattttactttgtttcGAATCTTCTACTTTTGTGCAGGATTATAAGATATACACCTATTTTTACCAGCGTTGGAAGGACGAAAGGTTGGCTGGAAAACTGAATCACACGCTTATCATAAAGGGAGGTGATATTAACATGTGGTTACCAGACCCTTACTGTTACAATGCCCGTGAATCAAACATGATGACGCCTGACGAAGAATTACATAGTAGTGTTAGCATCCAACCTTCAGGAGATATTATTTACAGCAAAGGGTAAGGACGTATTTATGGTGTGACCAATGTTACCTATCAAACAACTGTGTGTTTAATTCTTGTAGGTGATTTCAAGCACAACTCCTGATTTAGTCTATGACATCGGTAAAGCATTTTATAGCCACAGGAAATACACATTTTCActatagttagtagagggaaGGAGGTCTCTCTACTAACTATGTCTTCACGAATACTTTTTAGAGGGAAAACTAAGGGAACGTGAAATCAATATTCCTCGCATTTTAAGATAACAGCATATTGTGTTCCACCGACCCATAACTCTTGGAAATCAGAGTGGTTTGACGATTGAATGGTCTTGTGTTCTCTTCAGCATTCACGCATTGTCGTTCTGTTCAGGTATTTTAATCTTGTTTTGTAGTGTATCCACGCCTTTAGGTCATGCAGTCTTGTCATCTCTTTATCAATCGTTCCATGGAATCCTTCCGATCCTTATTTCTCCTCTTTTATGTGTCCGTTGACTCTAACTATAAGCCCGGTGGTTTCTAGAGGTCACCTCGCCATACACTGAACTATAGACAAATTGTCAATGTATTAGgaaaaaggcaaataaaatataaaaaacaacacagtctTATTTACGACGATCATCAGAACATGAGCATGTAGAGGACCAAGAGAATTTTCTGCACTCCAGTcggagttttttttttcaatgccttttttttcttcttcccttGGTTTTAGGGTGATTCTTTTGGCTTCGTGTCACTTGGATCTTAGGAGTTTTCCACACGACTCCCAGCATTGCCATCTTAAATTTGGTAGTTGTAAGTAATCCGATTTTCTGAGATGATTTATCCTTATGGCGGGGCGCATGTCTTGACATCTCAGATGTCTCCGGCGAAATGAAACCCAAATCTAGAGATAACCGTACCCATAATCTCGCCTTTCATACCTTTCTTTGTCAGTGTTATTTATTAGCcctgttattgacaattaGTTTTCTATTTAAGGATTGTCCCTTAAAGACAGCTGTTTTCGTTTAAATTCCTGCTCGTATGTTTCGCAATATTGCAAACAGTTACCAATATACAATAAGTGAGAGAACTGTTGAACATTCAAGGCATATATACCCCGAAACATTTTGACCGTGTCCAGCATTAGTTTACCTTTTTCCACGCTTAATCCAGTGCTATATATTGTCTTCACAGATAGCTACACCACTAATGACATAATATTTGAATGGAGTGCAACGGATGTTAATGTAGGAACGAAAGAAATGGCGCAATTCGAATATGAAGGGGTGAAATTGTCTTCTGCTACTGACGTTTTTTCCACAGGTAAGATGCTTTTATGTGTACTTGATTACCTGAACTGTAAAGCTTTCGTCTTGCAGACACTGCATGCTTGAGGGAAACTAGCTGAGAATCGATTTTAAAAGTTGGATATCGTGGCAGATTTAAAAGCTCCCCATTTTTCCCTTTCCCTTCGCCGGACCTTTGTCACTGCTCCACAATtcgcagtttctttagaaaaacCTGCTTTGCTTTAACCGTTAACCCAGCCTGGCATGAGACAGCCACGTAGAACGCAATTATTGAATTTGACTGATGCTTCGTTAAGCTGTACTTATTAATGAACTGTGTGTGTCTTACAAGCAGTTAGTGTTGCCATTTAGCCCGACAGCACAACCCCTGGAACTCCCACCCGAGGTTATCATTCCCCGCGTTAAGTTCACGAGAAATGAACTGATCGCCTTGACTTCCAGTCTCCCGAATTCAAAACGAACGCGAGCTTGAATTGTAAACGAAATTTCTCTTGCATTCCAGGAAGCTTTTCAACGATCACAGTCACCTTCTTGTTCAAGCGTCGTATTGGGTATTTCCTCATTCAAGTCTACTTCCCTGACATATTTGTTGTGATGCTAAGCTGGATCGTTTTCTGGATGGAGATAGAAGACATCGGCAACAGAATGTCTCTTGGAATAACCTGCATCTTAACCATTATGTTCCTTCTTGGTTCTCTTAATGGTAACCTTCCTAAAGTCAGCTATCCAAAGGCACTGGACTGGTATCTACTGATGTCTTTCGCATTTGTCTTCGTGGCGTTGATGGAGGCTGTTGTTGTGTACGTTTTGAATTTTAGTGCAACGAAAGATAAGGAGAAAATCAAATGCAAGGTTTgtactttaaaaaatattcaagtGCCTCTTACAAGATTCAGgcactttttattttgaatattaCTTGCATTCT
This portion of the Acropora palmata chromosome 13, jaAcrPala1.3, whole genome shotgun sequence genome encodes:
- the LOC141864692 gene encoding gamma-aminobutyric acid receptor subunit alpha-6-like, producing the protein MKLLFVLFAVTVRGADTEGADIITKLFSGYDRAVRPGSEKGKETTVKADLYVESFGNIEEANMDYKIYTYFYQRWKDERLAGKLNHTLIIKGGDINMWLPDPYCYNARESNMMTPDEELHSSVSIQPSGDIIYSKGVILLASCHLDLRSFPHDSQHCHLKFGSYSYTTNDIIFEWSATDVNVGTKEMAQFEYEGVKLSSATDVFSTGSFSTITVTFLFKRRIGYFLIQVYFPDIFVVMLSWIVFWMEIEDIGNRMSLGITCILTIMFLLGSLNGNLPKVSYPKALDWYLLMSFAFVFVALMEAVVVYVLNFSATKDKEKIKCKVNATSLPSKISQTIKTVIATKRNPQLSVQQQGNGQTNRAADDDLEMVNRKIASKMVVDDGPIDEFIGTSKKEAIAEFIDKASRLIFPLLFIVFNLVYWIYFTFAGN